From Anaerolineales bacterium, a single genomic window includes:
- a CDS encoding glycine C-acetyltransferase produces MSKTDKLSWIREALDTLKANGLLTNIRTLNSAQGAWLTVDGRKVLNFCSNNYLGLADHPALIEAAHDALDKYGVGPAAVRTIAGTMELHLELERRVTKFKGVEAAITFQSGFNANLAAIPALVDKKDIIYSDELNHASIIDGCRLSRATICRYAHRDADDLRRRIEDNCAENYRRALIVTDGVFSMDGDVAPLDELFAVADENGFLLMVDDAHGEGVLGSHGRGIVDHFGLHGKVDIEVGTFSKAFGVVGGVVAGKREIVDWLRQRGRPFLFSSAMTVPDVAACIAAIDLLEKSSELVERLWENTEYFKRELKNLGLDTGVSTTPITPILLGEAPLAQRFSQALYEEGVFATAIGFPTVPRGKARIRVMISAAHEQDDLEFGLLAIEKVARKLGVI; encoded by the coding sequence ATGAGTAAAACCGACAAGCTGTCCTGGATTCGTGAAGCGTTAGACACGCTCAAGGCCAACGGTTTGCTGACCAACATCCGCACCTTGAACTCCGCGCAGGGAGCCTGGCTCACCGTCGACGGGCGCAAGGTGCTCAATTTTTGCTCCAACAACTACCTCGGCCTCGCCGACCATCCCGCCCTCATCGAGGCCGCCCACGACGCCCTGGACAAATACGGCGTCGGCCCCGCCGCGGTGCGCACGATCGCCGGGACGATGGAGCTGCATCTCGAACTGGAGCGCCGCGTGACGAAATTCAAGGGTGTGGAAGCGGCGATCACCTTTCAATCCGGCTTCAACGCCAACCTGGCCGCCATTCCGGCGCTGGTCGATAAAAAGGACATCATCTATTCGGACGAACTCAACCACGCCAGCATCATCGACGGCTGCCGGCTCTCGCGGGCCACGATCTGCCGCTACGCCCACCGCGACGCCGACGACCTGCGCCGGCGCATCGAAGATAACTGCGCCGAGAACTACCGCCGCGCCCTGATCGTCACCGACGGCGTGTTCAGTATGGACGGCGACGTGGCGCCCCTGGACGAACTCTTCGCCGTGGCCGACGAAAACGGATTCCTGCTCATGGTCGACGACGCCCACGGCGAGGGCGTGCTGGGCAGCCACGGCCGCGGCATCGTCGATCACTTCGGCCTGCACGGCAAGGTTGACATCGAAGTGGGCACCTTCTCGAAAGCCTTCGGGGTGGTGGGCGGCGTCGTCGCCGGCAAGCGGGAGATCGTCGATTGGCTGCGCCAGCGCGGGCGTCCCTTCCTCTTTTCCTCGGCGATGACCGTTCCCGACGTCGCCGCCTGCATCGCCGCCATCGACCTGCTCGAAAAATCGAGCGAGCTCGTCGAGCGCTTGTGGGAGAACACGGAGTACTTCAAGCGCGAGCTGAAAAACCTGGGCCTCGACACGGGCGTGAGCACGACCCCCATCACACCCATCCTGCTGGGCGAAGCGCCTCTGGCGCAGCGGTTCAGTCAGGCGTTGTACGAGGAGGGCGTTTTCGCCACGGCGATCGGTTTCCCGACGGTGCCGCGCGGCAAGGCGCGCATCCGCGTGATGATCTCCGCGGCTCACGAGCAGGACGACCTCGAATTCGGGCTGTTGGCCATCGAAAAAGTGGCGCGCAAGCTCGGCGTGATCTGA
- a CDS encoding GIY-YIG nuclease family protein encodes MLECSDGTLYTGWTTDPERRLRDHNAGRGARYTRARRPLRLAYIERLPDRITAMRRERAIKSLSRDRKLDLIDSQDRPHTDAGGGETR; translated from the coding sequence ATGCTGGAGTGCTCGGACGGGACGCTGTACACAGGCTGGACGACCGATCCCGAAAGGCGCCTGCGGGACCACAACGCGGGCCGGGGGGCGCGCTACACGCGCGCCCGGCGCCCGCTGCGCCTGGCCTACATCGAACGTCTTCCCGATCGAATCACTGCCATGCGGCGGGAAAGAGCGATAAAATCACTCTCGCGAGATCGAAAGCTCGACTTGATCGACTCGCAAGACCGGCCGCACACAGATGCTGGGGGAGGTGAAACCCGATGA
- a CDS encoding prephenate dehydrogenase/arogenate dehydrogenase family protein — protein sequence MSSEILFIGLGQIGTSIALNFARSEAEIVLIGHDPVGENARRAKELGAVQRLVSNPGRASKSADAIVLDVPPAALHGYLEMLGKRLKPGGLLIDTTPTRSTAIRWAEESLPADRHYLGATPIIGPHVFSASPEERKQPRVDLFQNGLLAIAVPKDGSEETVSAGLDLARLLGAAPIFIDAHEHDGIAATVEWLPRLLGAALLQEAAKAGNWRDIQSMAGTTFAAITSLCSEEPVYDSRDYDALNLEILRAKLAHFIGELHNLHGVLADESGKSLGEYVAAANAARDQWLSTRQRGAPDDKKAPPGRMPKRRSTIEKLFGFNLPGGRS from the coding sequence ATGAGCAGCGAAATATTGTTTATCGGCCTGGGACAGATCGGCACGTCGATCGCCTTGAACTTCGCCCGCTCCGAAGCGGAGATCGTGCTGATCGGTCACGACCCCGTCGGTGAAAACGCACGGCGCGCAAAAGAACTCGGCGCCGTCCAGCGACTGGTATCGAACCCGGGCAGGGCCTCGAAATCGGCGGATGCGATCGTTCTCGACGTTCCCCCCGCCGCCCTGCACGGCTATCTCGAAATGCTGGGAAAGAGGCTCAAACCCGGCGGGCTGCTCATCGACACCACGCCGACGCGGTCCACGGCCATCCGCTGGGCCGAGGAATCCCTGCCGGCCGACCGCCATTATCTGGGGGCAACCCCGATCATCGGGCCGCACGTTTTCAGCGCCTCACCGGAAGAACGAAAACAGCCCAGGGTCGATCTGTTCCAAAACGGCCTGCTGGCCATCGCCGTGCCGAAAGACGGTTCGGAAGAAACCGTGTCGGCCGGCCTCGACCTGGCCAGGCTGCTCGGTGCGGCGCCGATTTTCATCGACGCCCACGAACACGACGGAATTGCCGCCACCGTCGAGTGGCTGCCCAGACTACTCGGCGCGGCGCTACTGCAGGAGGCGGCCAAGGCCGGGAACTGGCGGGATATCCAGAGTATGGCCGGAACGACATTCGCGGCCATCACCTCACTTTGCAGCGAAGAACCGGTTTACGATTCGCGGGATTACGACGCCCTGAATCTCGAAATCCTGCGCGCCAAATTGGCCCACTTCATCGGTGAACTGCACAATCTCCACGGCGTGCTCGCCGACGAAAGCGGAAAATCACTTGGCGAATACGTCGCCGCTGCGAACGCGGCGCGCGACCAGTGGCTTTCCACCCGGCAGCGTGGCGCACCGGACGACAAGAAAGCGCCTCCCGGCCGGATGCCCAAACGCCGCAGTACGATCGAGAAGCTGTTCGGTTTCAATCTGCCCGGAGGCCGGAGCTGA
- a CDS encoding HD domain-containing protein has protein sequence MKIAYRASQFLNALFARLTPEDHLLIEKTLPPSLLEVFRRMGRSDQLHGVRVLRSVRAGGTDHPTLCAAALLHDVGKSRHHPRLWDRILVVLATALFPEAVERWGNAGEPRGLRRPFIIAAQHPRWGADIVRAAGGSDELVALVRRHQEIPPLPPQTQIDRLLLRLQQADGEN, from the coding sequence ATGAAAATCGCCTACCGGGCGTCTCAATTCCTCAACGCACTGTTTGCCAGATTGACGCCAGAAGACCATCTGCTCATCGAAAAAACGCTCCCGCCTTCCCTGCTGGAAGTCTTTCGGCGCATGGGCCGCTCGGATCAACTGCACGGCGTACGCGTCTTGCGCTCCGTTCGCGCCGGCGGTACGGATCATCCGACCTTGTGTGCCGCGGCGCTGCTGCACGACGTGGGCAAATCCCGCCACCATCCGCGATTGTGGGATCGTATCCTCGTCGTGCTGGCCACGGCGCTGTTCCCCGAGGCGGTCGAACGCTGGGGAAACGCCGGTGAGCCACGAGGTTTGCGGCGGCCCTTCATCATCGCCGCGCAGCATCCGCGCTGGGGCGCCGACATCGTCCGCGCCGCAGGAGGCTCGGACGAGCTGGTCGCTCTGGTCCGCCGCCATCAAGAAATCCCTCCGCTGCCGCCGCAGACGCAGATCGATCGTTTACTCCTCCGCCTGCAGCAGGCCGACGGTGAGAATTGA
- a CDS encoding site-2 protease family protein: MLSLEPLEIASLLITLVLSLTFHEFAHAWTADQFGDDTPRLAGRLTLNPLAHLDLWGSLMFVIAGFGWAKPVPVDYFALRRRTPAALMLVALAGPFSNLLLAILASLPFRMGLLYSGSIGLETSNVIATFLLLFIFYNLLLLFFNLLPIFPLDGEKIATYFLPQGGQDVLYRLRPYGPMILIGIILIGNATGFDLFDLVVGTPAEVIFRHLILSV, encoded by the coding sequence ATGTTATCGCTTGAACCACTCGAAATCGCCTCACTGCTCATCACCCTGGTACTGTCCCTCACCTTCCATGAATTTGCGCACGCGTGGACTGCGGATCAATTTGGGGACGACACGCCTCGCCTGGCGGGCCGTTTGACCCTCAATCCGCTTGCCCATCTCGATCTGTGGGGCTCTCTGATGTTCGTCATTGCGGGATTCGGTTGGGCAAAACCAGTCCCCGTAGATTACTTCGCCCTGCGACGGCGGACACCGGCCGCATTGATGCTTGTGGCTTTGGCGGGGCCTTTCTCCAACCTGCTCCTCGCCATCCTCGCATCGCTGCCGTTCCGCATGGGGCTGCTCTATTCGGGGAGCATCGGGTTGGAAACATCCAACGTCATAGCCACTTTCTTGCTCCTTTTCATTTTTTACAATCTGCTCCTGCTCTTCTTCAATCTCCTGCCCATTTTCCCGCTCGACGGCGAGAAAATAGCCACATACTTTCTGCCCCAGGGAGGGCAGGACGTACTCTATCGCCTGCGTCCATACGGCCCCATGATTCTCATCGGCATCATCCTGATCGGAAACGCAACGGGTTTCGATCTGTTCGATCTGGTCGTCGGCACACCGGCGGAAGTGATCTTCAGACATCTGATTCTCAGCGTATGA
- a CDS encoding DUF951 domain-containing protein yields the protein MGDVLRLRKPHPCGNTDWVVVRLGADIGLKCLGCGRRILLPRREVARRMKAYVTKSGADSNGN from the coding sequence ATGGGAGACGTTTTGCGATTGCGCAAACCGCATCCGTGTGGGAATACGGATTGGGTCGTGGTCCGTCTGGGCGCCGATATCGGTTTGAAGTGCCTGGGATGCGGCCGGCGCATTCTCCTGCCGCGCCGAGAGGTGGCTCGCAGGATGAAGGCCTACGTCACGAAGAGCGGCGCGGATTCGAACGGCAATTGA
- a CDS encoding EthD family reductase, translating into MHKLMLIFRQPKDLAAFETRWSHDFVRAAEKMPGIRRVTVSRINGGLSGAVDFHLVHEFFFDNAESMHRAMASEDGQKAGNILMSFAADIVTLCFAEHWEDDLERS; encoded by the coding sequence GTGCACAAGTTGATGCTCATTTTCCGGCAACCGAAGGATTTAGCGGCGTTCGAAACCCGTTGGAGCCACGATTTTGTGCGCGCGGCGGAGAAAATGCCGGGTATACGCCGTGTGACCGTGAGCCGGATCAACGGGGGCCTTTCTGGGGCCGTCGACTTCCATCTCGTGCATGAATTCTTTTTCGATAATGCGGAATCGATGCACCGTGCAATGGCATCCGAGGACGGACAGAAAGCGGGTAATATTTTGATGTCCTTTGCGGCGGACATCGTTACGTTGTGTTTCGCGGAGCATTGGGAAGATGACCTCGAGCGATCGTAA
- a CDS encoding YbaK/EbsC family protein → MLTPDDLTAFIESNKVDAQVIVLPVATPTVEAAAQAVGTSASQIVKSLLFLVDGKPALAVACGEGRVDRRPIARHFDVGRKRVKMADADAVLKFTGYPIGAVPPFGMPQQPETLIDVRLFEHDVVYAGGGDVNALIKVHPGEIERITHGIRLDLLNPDALK, encoded by the coding sequence ATGTTGACCCCTGATGACTTGACGGCTTTCATCGAGAGCAACAAGGTCGATGCGCAGGTGATCGTCCTTCCTGTGGCGACTCCGACCGTTGAGGCCGCAGCACAGGCCGTCGGGACTTCCGCGAGTCAGATCGTGAAGAGCCTGCTCTTTTTGGTCGACGGAAAACCGGCGTTGGCCGTGGCCTGCGGAGAAGGCCGCGTCGATCGCCGTCCGATCGCCCGGCATTTCGACGTTGGGCGAAAGCGGGTGAAGATGGCTGACGCCGATGCGGTCTTGAAATTCACGGGCTATCCGATAGGCGCGGTGCCTCCCTTCGGGATGCCCCAACAGCCGGAGACGCTCATCGATGTGCGTCTTTTCGAGCACGATGTCGTCTATGCCGGAGGCGGGGACGTCAACGCCCTAATAAAAGTACATCCCGGGGAAATCGAGCGAATCACGCATGGGATTCGGTTGGACCTGCTCAACCCCGATGCGTTGAAATGA
- a CDS encoding M23 family metallopeptidase — protein MKRPLGLGISLVIVVGLVAAYYVYQGYHSSSVRMQRLRRYWRNPEAQLEGVIHAGERCGEAPFIMPTDGFIGFVWGDSFRPGHSHQGLDIFGADGLGHTTVVAAYDGYLTRLPDWRSSIIIRIDNDPLQPGRQIWLYYTHMADAQGNSFIVDAFPPGTYDRFVEAGTLLGYQGNYSADPDNPTGIHLHFSIVKDDGQGNFKNELVFNNTIDPSPYLGMQLNADKLGEGIAACAD, from the coding sequence ATGAAGAGACCGTTGGGTTTGGGAATCTCGTTGGTCATTGTGGTCGGGCTGGTTGCGGCGTATTACGTCTATCAGGGATACCATTCTTCTTCTGTTCGCATGCAGCGGCTGCGTCGATATTGGCGCAATCCCGAAGCGCAGCTTGAGGGGGTGATTCATGCGGGAGAGCGCTGCGGCGAGGCGCCTTTCATCATGCCCACCGACGGCTTCATCGGTTTCGTTTGGGGAGATTCTTTTCGCCCCGGCCACAGCCATCAAGGCCTGGACATATTCGGCGCGGATGGCCTGGGGCACACAACGGTCGTGGCGGCGTACGATGGCTATCTGACTCGCCTGCCCGATTGGCGTTCATCGATCATCATCCGCATCGACAACGATCCCCTGCAACCGGGCCGGCAGATCTGGCTTTACTACACGCACATGGCGGATGCGCAAGGGAACTCGTTCATCGTAGACGCCTTTCCGCCGGGTACGTACGATCGATTTGTCGAAGCGGGAACGCTGTTGGGATATCAGGGTAATTATTCGGCCGATCCCGACAACCCCACGGGCATTCATCTGCACTTCTCCATCGTGAAGGACGATGGGCAGGGAAATTTCAAGAACGAACTGGTGTTCAATAACACGATCGACCCTTCGCCTTATCTGGGCATGCAGCTCAACGCCGATAAGCTGGGCGAGGGGATCGCTGCCTGCGCTGACTGA